One window of the Salminus brasiliensis chromosome 1, fSalBra1.hap2, whole genome shotgun sequence genome contains the following:
- the lztfl1 gene encoding leucine zipper transcription factor-like protein 1 isoform X1, whose amino-acid sequence MADFGFNDHHQNEVINYMRFARSKRLLRLKTIDSCFQDLKDSRLVEETFTVDEVADMLDGLQVVVRGEVEMELINTAHTNVLLLRQLFSQAEKFYLRLQTDISELENRELLEQVAEFEKTDFKSNSKANQESSKPKLAPLNEGGVSELLNKEISRLQEENDKLKSRLRTLESQAMSALDEKTKAERALKDLQKIQGDQQCALHAQELCNLEDTVAAMQADFEKSLNANAVSQKELQDNLVSAKHDLLRVQEQLSLAEKELEKKFQQTAAYRNMKEILSKKNDQIKDLRKRLQRYESDE is encoded by the exons ATG GCTGATTTTGGGTTCAACGATCACCACCAGAATGAGGTGATAAACTACATGCGCTTTGCTCGCTCCAAGAGGCTCCTGAGACTCAAGACCATTGACTCCTGCTTTCAGGACCTCAAAGACAGCAG GCTTGTAGAGGAGACCTTCACAGTGGACGAGGTGGCTGACATGCTGGATGGTCTGCAGGTGGTGGTTCGTGGAGAAGTGGAGATGGAGCTGATTAACACGGCCCACACCAACGTGCTACTACTGCGCCAGCTCTTTTCCCAGGCTGAGAAGTTCTACCTTCGGTTGCAGACCGATATCTCTGAGCTAGAGAACAG AGAATTACTGGAGCAGGTAGCAGAGTTTGAAAAGACGGATTTCAAATCAAACAGTAAG GCAAATCAGGAATCCAGTAAACCTAAGCTAGCCCCGCTGAATGAGGGAGGAGTGTCTGAACTACTCAACAAG GAGATTTCCAGACTTCAAGAGGAGAATGATAAACTCAAATCTAGGCTTCGCACTTTGGAAAgccag GCCATGAGCGCTCTGGATGAGAAGACCAAGGCTGAGAGGGCCCTAAAAGACCTCCAGAAGATCCAGGGAGATCAACAG TGTGCATTGCACGCTCAGGAGCTCTGCAATCTGGAAGACACGGTGGCAGCCATGCAGGCAGACTTTGAGAAATCGTTAAACGCCAATGCTGTTTCCCAGAAGGAGCTACAGGACAACCTTGTGTCCGCTAAACACGACCTGCTTCGGGTTCAGGAGCAGCTGTCCCTTGCTGAGAAG gaGCTAGAAAAGAAGTTCCAGCAGACGGCTGCATATCGGAACATGAAGGAAATCCTAAGTAAGAAGAATGACCAGATTAAGGATCTCAGAAAAAGACTACAGAG ATACGAGTCTGATGAGTGA
- the lztfl1 gene encoding leucine zipper transcription factor-like protein 1 isoform X2, translating to MADFGFNDHHQNEVINYMRFARSKRLLRLKTIDSCFQDLKDSRLVEETFTVDEVADMLDGLQVVVRGEVEMELINTAHTNVLLLRQLFSQAEKFYLRLQTDISELENRELLEQVAEFEKTDFKSNSKANQESSKPKLAPLNEGGVSELLNKEISRLQEENDKLKSRLRTLESQAMSALDEKTKAERALKDLQKIQGDQQELCNLEDTVAAMQADFEKSLNANAVSQKELQDNLVSAKHDLLRVQEQLSLAEKELEKKFQQTAAYRNMKEILSKKNDQIKDLRKRLQRYESDE from the exons ATG GCTGATTTTGGGTTCAACGATCACCACCAGAATGAGGTGATAAACTACATGCGCTTTGCTCGCTCCAAGAGGCTCCTGAGACTCAAGACCATTGACTCCTGCTTTCAGGACCTCAAAGACAGCAG GCTTGTAGAGGAGACCTTCACAGTGGACGAGGTGGCTGACATGCTGGATGGTCTGCAGGTGGTGGTTCGTGGAGAAGTGGAGATGGAGCTGATTAACACGGCCCACACCAACGTGCTACTACTGCGCCAGCTCTTTTCCCAGGCTGAGAAGTTCTACCTTCGGTTGCAGACCGATATCTCTGAGCTAGAGAACAG AGAATTACTGGAGCAGGTAGCAGAGTTTGAAAAGACGGATTTCAAATCAAACAGTAAG GCAAATCAGGAATCCAGTAAACCTAAGCTAGCCCCGCTGAATGAGGGAGGAGTGTCTGAACTACTCAACAAG GAGATTTCCAGACTTCAAGAGGAGAATGATAAACTCAAATCTAGGCTTCGCACTTTGGAAAgccag GCCATGAGCGCTCTGGATGAGAAGACCAAGGCTGAGAGGGCCCTAAAAGACCTCCAGAAGATCCAGGGAGATCAACAG GAGCTCTGCAATCTGGAAGACACGGTGGCAGCCATGCAGGCAGACTTTGAGAAATCGTTAAACGCCAATGCTGTTTCCCAGAAGGAGCTACAGGACAACCTTGTGTCCGCTAAACACGACCTGCTTCGGGTTCAGGAGCAGCTGTCCCTTGCTGAGAAG gaGCTAGAAAAGAAGTTCCAGCAGACGGCTGCATATCGGAACATGAAGGAAATCCTAAGTAAGAAGAATGACCAGATTAAGGATCTCAGAAAAAGACTACAGAG ATACGAGTCTGATGAGTGA